The following proteins are encoded in a genomic region of Litorilinea aerophila:
- a CDS encoding phytanoyl-CoA dioxygenase family protein, whose amino-acid sequence MITREQYRQFTEEGYLVVSGLFDAREVAKIQDHFMAMNAAGTYPGAENSLDRSSPDPLRHYPRIMQPHRWDDLSLRWLIDPRLNGVMTALLGREPYAVQTMFYFKPPKARGQALHQDQYYLQVQPGTCMAAWMAIDDCDEENGCLQVVPGSHTWPLLCTVEADTNQSFTDVTVPIPEGTEVRPVVMKAGDVLFFNGQLVHGSFPNTSTSRFRRSLIGHYIVGEAEKVYRYYHPVLRMDGSLVELGVSERGDTCGKWVDVDGRPVLEMQAVADTTTALPRVS is encoded by the coding sequence ATGATCACCCGGGAGCAATATCGCCAGTTCACGGAGGAAGGGTATCTGGTCGTCTCGGGGCTTTTCGATGCCCGGGAGGTGGCCAAAATCCAGGACCATTTCATGGCCATGAACGCCGCCGGCACCTATCCTGGCGCCGAGAACTCCCTGGATCGTTCCAGCCCCGATCCCCTGCGCCACTACCCGCGCATCATGCAGCCCCACCGCTGGGACGACCTGAGCCTGCGCTGGCTCATTGACCCCCGCCTCAACGGGGTGATGACTGCCCTCCTGGGCCGGGAGCCCTACGCGGTGCAGACCATGTTCTACTTCAAGCCGCCCAAGGCCCGGGGCCAGGCCCTGCACCAGGACCAGTACTACCTCCAGGTCCAACCTGGTACCTGCATGGCCGCCTGGATGGCCATCGATGACTGCGACGAAGAAAACGGCTGCCTCCAGGTGGTGCCGGGCAGCCATACCTGGCCCTTGCTCTGCACCGTGGAGGCAGATACCAACCAGAGCTTCACCGATGTCACCGTACCCATCCCGGAAGGGACCGAGGTGCGCCCGGTGGTGATGAAGGCCGGCGACGTCCTCTTTTTCAACGGGCAGCTGGTCCACGGCAGCTTCCCCAATACCAGCACCTCTCGCTTCCGCCGCTCCCTCATCGGACACTACATCGTAGGCGAGGCGGAAAAGGTCTACCGCTACTACCATCCGGTGCTGCGCATGGACGGCAGCCTGGTGGAGCTGGGCGTCAGCGAGCGGGGCGACACCTGCGGCAAGTGGGTTGATGTGGACGGCCGGCCCGTGCTGGAAATGCAGGCAGTGGCCGACACCACCACTGCCCTGCCCCGGGTTTCGTAG